The following proteins come from a genomic window of Neofelis nebulosa isolate mNeoNeb1 chromosome 5, mNeoNeb1.pri, whole genome shotgun sequence:
- the TMEM45A gene encoding transmembrane protein 45A isoform X1 produces MGSFRGHALPGTFFITMGIWWTIKCTLKYACKKHKRTSYLGSKALFHRIDIVEGITIICMALTGMLGEQFVTEGPHLALYNYKEGQWVQLLSWHHSTMYFFFGLVGVANILRFITNSFPISLIKLLLSNALFVEAFILYNHTHGREMLDIFVHQLLVLAVFVAALIGFLEFFVRNNVIVELLQMTLILLQGSWFWQIGFVLYPPSGGPAWDSMDHDNIMFLSICFCWHYTLHIVIVGVIYAFVTWLTSGPHPLRGWAASKNKGDIQGASLAHVSSLPWPKEDYCLFLFQKASDPSYPLTTF; encoded by the exons ATGGGGAGTTTCAGAGGTCATGCCCTCCCTGGAACCTTCTTCATTACCATGGGTATTTGGTGGACCATAAAGTGCACTCTGAAGTATGCCTGCAAAAAGCACAAACGGACTTCCTACCTTGGTTCCAAAGCATTATTCCATCGAATAGATATTGTGGAGGGAATTACAATAATTTGCATGGCTTTAACTG GCATGCTTGGAGAGCAGTTTGTTACTGAAGGGCCCCACTTGGCTTTATATAACTATAAAGAGGGCCAGTGGGTCCAACTCCTGAGCTGGCATCATTCCACCATGTATTTCTTCTTCGGGCTGGTGGGCGTGGCAAACATCTTAAGGTTTATCACCAATTCGTTTCCCATTTCCTTAATCAAATTGCTGTTGTCGAATGCCTTATTTGTTGAGG CTTTTATCTTGTACAACCACACTCATGGCCGGGAAATGCTGGACATCTTTGTGCACCAGCTGCTGGTCTTGGCTGTCTTTGTGGCAGCCCTGATAGGCTTCTTGGAGTTCTTTGTAAGGAACAATGTCATTGTGGAGCTTCTTCAGATGACCCTTATCCTGCTTCAGGGAAGCTGGTTCTGGCAG atTGGTTTTGTCCTTTATCCCCCTAGTGGAGGTCCTGCATGGGATTCAATGGATCATGACAACATTATGTTTCTCAGCATATGCTTTTGTTGGCATTACACATTACACATTGTCATTGTTGGAGTGATTTATGCCTTTGTTACTTG GCTGACATCTGGGCCTCATCCCCTTAGGGGCTGGGCAGCCTCCAAGAATAAAGGCGACATTCAAGGAGCCTCTCTAGCTCATGTCAGCTCTCTTCCATGGCCAAAAGAAGACTACTGTCTCTTCCTGTTTCAAAAGGCTTCAGACCCCTCTTATCCACTTACAACTTTCTAG
- the TMEM45A gene encoding transmembrane protein 45A isoform X2 produces MGSFRGHALPGTFFITMGIWWTIKCTLKYACKKHKRTSYLGSKALFHRIDIVEGITIICMALTGMLGEQFVTEGPHLALYNYKEGQWVQLLSWHHSTMYFFFGLVGVANILRFITNSFPISLIKLLLSNALFVEAFILYNHTHGREMLDIFVHQLLVLAVFVAALIGFLEFFVRNNVIVELLQMTLILLQGSWFWQIGFVLYPPSGGPAWDSMDHDNIMFLSICFCWHYTLHIVIVGVIYAFVTWLVKSRLKRFCSSEVGLLKNTEREQESEEEM; encoded by the exons ATGGGGAGTTTCAGAGGTCATGCCCTCCCTGGAACCTTCTTCATTACCATGGGTATTTGGTGGACCATAAAGTGCACTCTGAAGTATGCCTGCAAAAAGCACAAACGGACTTCCTACCTTGGTTCCAAAGCATTATTCCATCGAATAGATATTGTGGAGGGAATTACAATAATTTGCATGGCTTTAACTG GCATGCTTGGAGAGCAGTTTGTTACTGAAGGGCCCCACTTGGCTTTATATAACTATAAAGAGGGCCAGTGGGTCCAACTCCTGAGCTGGCATCATTCCACCATGTATTTCTTCTTCGGGCTGGTGGGCGTGGCAAACATCTTAAGGTTTATCACCAATTCGTTTCCCATTTCCTTAATCAAATTGCTGTTGTCGAATGCCTTATTTGTTGAGG CTTTTATCTTGTACAACCACACTCATGGCCGGGAAATGCTGGACATCTTTGTGCACCAGCTGCTGGTCTTGGCTGTCTTTGTGGCAGCCCTGATAGGCTTCTTGGAGTTCTTTGTAAGGAACAATGTCATTGTGGAGCTTCTTCAGATGACCCTTATCCTGCTTCAGGGAAGCTGGTTCTGGCAG atTGGTTTTGTCCTTTATCCCCCTAGTGGAGGTCCTGCATGGGATTCAATGGATCATGACAACATTATGTTTCTCAGCATATGCTTTTGTTGGCATTACACATTACACATTGTCATTGTTGGAGTGATTTATGCCTTTGTTACTTG GTTGGTTAAATCTCGACTTAAGAGGTTCTGCTCCTCAGAAGTTGGACTCCTGAAAAATACTGAACGAGAACAAGAATCAGAAGAAGAGATGTGA